DNA from Algisphaera agarilytica:
TCGAGTTGGACGACACCCAGCCGATCTGGTGGTTCAACCTCGGCGTCTCCTGCGCCGCCGGCGACCGCCACGCCGAGGCCAGCGAGTGCTACCGCGCGGCGCTACGCCTCCAGCCCTACCTCGTCCCCGCCCTCTACATGCTCGGCCGTTCGCTCCAGACCATGGGCCTGCTCGACGACGCTGCCGCAGCGTTGGCCCAGGCCCTGCGGATTGAGCCGGGTCACGAAGAAGCGTCCGACCTGCTCCAATCCATCACCCGCGACCTCCGCGACGCGGCTTAAAGTCGTATAGGCACTTGATAAGAGATCGCTAATCAAAAGGAAACATCAATAAGATGTTCCAAAGTGCGAAACATGGAGGCCCCTTTGGGCTCCAGACTGTGATGCTTCTTGAGTCGGGGGCGACAAGAGTGAGAAACTGAAGCTTAAGTTTTGCGTTTGAAATCTCGTGTTGTGGAAGTTCCTTGAGATGACTATTGATATTAAAGCCGTTGTGGATGTTCATTGCCTGAGTTTCACCTGAGTGGTGAGATGCGATCAGCTCTGTAGTCAAGACAGTCCACCGATTTTGTTCAGAGAAAGCTATTACCGGGCGGCCTATCTGTAATTCTGGGAAACGGATTGAGACCTCGGATACAAGATCGAACGGGATAGAGCCTGTGATTATGGATGGGTGTTCAGCTAAGTTATTTTTTCCCAGACGCCAAAGAATACGATTCTCAATCCAATCGTCTCTTGTTGAATTCATAAAAGTGTTCCAAATAGAAATGGCGTTATGGACTGATTCCAATGATCGGTATGAGATACGTTAGACGGTGACTTCTCGTATCCACCCATCCGACCGCCGGTCGCGGTGCTTGCCGGGCTTGCGGGGTTTATCGTCGTTGAGCGTTTCGGGGTACTCGATAAATACCGCGGCGAGAAGTTTTTCGTTGCTACCCGCGCCGATGGTTTCGAGGAACTTCGCCGAGCCGAGTTGACCGCCGCTGGACCAGTAGGTACCCATGCCGTGGGCGGTGAGCAGCAAAAGCAGGTTCTGAACCATCGCCCCGGTGGCCGCGATGTGTTCCTCATCGATCGCACGCTGCGCGGGGGCGGGGTTGTCGCCCGCCTGCGGCAGCCAAGTCACCAGCACTAACGCCCCACACCCGTACATCATCGGCGGGATCTTGTTGGTCGGCTTCATCTCCGGGAACCAGTCCCGCATTTTCGGTGCAAATTGCTGGCACTGCTCATGCCACAACACATGCGCCCGCCAGGGCTCCGCCAACCCGTCCACCTCCCGCGCATGATGAAACGGTGCCCAACCCGCGGTGCGAAGCGAATCCAATACGGCGGTGTTGTTACGCTCGGCCGCTTCTGTTGAGAATTGAATCGGGTTGGCGGGGTCGCCGAAGACTTTGAATGTGGCTCTCGAGCGTATCGTTGAGCCAACGATTTCGGGGGCGTTATTTTCGGCTTCGTTATTCATGGTTATCAGAAATCGGCTACACGATACGGCGGGGATCGGTGTCGGTGGTGAGTCATCCACGGTTGGATTTTGTCACCGATCCCAGTGCTCCGTGATGATAGCTTTGATTCGAGGGTTCTCGGCATCTGTGTCCCCGATGGCTTGGCGTTCGGTCTTGAGTTGAGCTTTTAGTTCATGGATCACCTCACGATAGGCCGGGTCGTCGTAGCGGTTATCCATCTCATGAGGATCATTGAGTAAGTCGTAAAACTCCCAGGCGGCGGGCGTGTTCGCCCAGTAGCGATTGCCTTCACGCCCTTCGACCTGCTTGCCGTTGTGGGTGTCGGTGTAGTCCATGCCATAGAAGAAGATGAGTTTGTAGCGCTCGGTGCGGATGCCGAAGTGGGCGGGGTTGTTGTGGCCGTGGGCCATGTGCATCCAGTAACGGTAGTAGGTGCCTGTGCGCCAGTCGTCTGGCTTGGGCTTGTTTTCCAACGCGTCGGCGAAGCTTCGGCCCTGCATCTTTTGAGGCTTGGCGATGCCCGCGATATCCAGCAGCGTTACTGCGTAATCCGTGTTGTTGATCAGCCAATCGTTCGTACTGCCCGGTTGCACCACGCCCGGCCAACGCACGATCAACGGCATCCGGATCGATTCCTCGTACATCCACCGCTTATCAATAAAGTCGTGCTCCCCCAACAGCATCCCCTGGTCGCTGGTGTAGATCACGATCGTGTTGTCGGCGAGGCCGTTGTCTTCGAGGTAATCCAAGAGCCGTTTGAGGTTGTCGTCGATCCCTTTGACACAACGCAGGTACTCGCGGACGTATCGCTGATGGGTCTCGCGGGTCATTTCCGCGTCAGTCAGGTCCGTTCGCCCGAGGTCTTCTTCGATCTGTTTACGGTAGTGCCGGGCTAAGTTTCGTTTTGTGGGCGAAGGCGAAACGGTCGATCCGATGACGCCGACCAGTTCGTCGTCGACTCCGCGAGTGGCGACCGAGCCAAAATTTGGCCCCGGCTGGTCGTAGAGGTTGTCGGGTTCGGGTATATGGGTGTCCCCGAGATACGGTTCGTATCTCGGGGCATAGATGAATTTGTCGTGGGGTGCCTTGAAATGATGCATCAGAAAGAACGGCTTGGTCTTGTCACGCTTTTGATCGAGCCATTCCAGCGACAAATCGGTCAGCACGTCGGACGAATGGCCCTGGGTGTCGACCACCGCCACTTCTCGTGACAGGGTGCTGTCGTATCGGATCGTGCGGAGCTCGCCGCCTTCGCTGACGTGCAGCGTGGGGTTCATGTATCGGCCCTGGCCCGCGATCACGCCGAAGTAATCAAAGTGGTTCGGCGACGACTTGAGGTGCCACTTTCCGATCACGGCCGTGGTGTAGCCGGCGGCCCTCATGTCTCGCGGAAGGGTGTGCTGCTCGCCGGGCAGGACGTCGTAAAGATCGTAAACCCCGTTGGTGTGGGAGTATTGCCCGGTCAAGATCGTCGCGCGGCTGGGCGTGCAGATCGAGTTGGTACAGAACACGCGATCGAATCGCATGCCTTCTGCAGCCAGCGCGTCGAGGGTGGGCGTCGGGTTGAGCGGTGCGAGCCGCCCCTGATAAGCACCGATCGCCCGAGCGCAGTGGTCGTCGCTCATGATGAAAAGGATGTTGGGCGGGTCGCTCGCGCCATCGGCAAAAGCTGGAGCTTGGGCGGCAAGTGAAAACGCGATCAAGCATAGGACATAGCTGCAGACTCGCATTTTCTGCTCCAGTAATCGACTTGTTGCTCAATTTGAACGCCGTGATGTTGAGGCGGGACAAGATTTGCCAGCGAAGGCTGGGGTTAGGCCTGCGAAAGTTCGGGCGCCTTCATTTCCAGGAAATTCGTCAGCAACTGCGGCCCTTCGACGGTGAGGAAACTTTCGGGGTGGAACTGCACGCCTTCGAGCGGGGCGTCGCCGTGGGGGAGGCTGCCGGGCTTGGCACGCAGACCCATGATGACGTTCTGGCCGTCGTCTTCGCACCAGGCGGTGATGTCGAAGTGGTCGGAATCGAAGGTGTCTTTGAGGATGACCAGGCTGTGGTAGCGGGTGGCGGTGAAGGGGTTGGAGAGGCCGGCGAAGAGGCCCTGCCCGTCGTGTTGGATGGGGCTGGTCTTGCCGTGCATGAGCTTGGTGTGGCGGTCGACGGTCATGCCGAACTTGTGGCCAATGGACTGGTGCCCGAGGCAGACGCCCATCAGTGGAACACGGCCGGCGAAGGCGTCGATGATGTCGCAGCTCACCCCAGCCTCACGCGGTGTGCACGGCCCGGGCGAGATGATCACGTGGTCCGGGTTCATCTCGAGCGCTTCTTCCGGCGTGATCTTGTCGTTGCGGACCACGCGGAGGTCCAGCGACGCGTCGATCTCGCCGAGGCGCTGGACGAGGTTGTAGGTGAAGCTGTCGTAGTTGTCGATGAGGAGGATCATGAGGGGATTATACGGAGGCATCAGGTCTGTTGGTGGGCCCGCCACAGACCCGCTGGGAGGCCGACCACGATCCCAAGCGCCAAGACGAGAGGGCTGAAGCCGGCAATTAGAATCAACTGTCCCGCCATGAGTACGCCGCCGAATAAGGCTCCAGCCAAAATGTTCGCTGCGACACCATTAATCCGCTGTGGCATCAGTGCATTAAGCATGCAGACCGTGGCAACCACTATGGTTACCGGGTCGAAAACGATGTAAAGGCAGCAGCCCATTTCCACAAGATCGTTTGGCGATGATGATGTCGAGGGGCTGAATCCCAATGCAATGAGGAAGCCGAGCCCGTATGGCACGATCCAGGCTAAGGCGATTGATCCCAGGAAATTCCAGGCCCGATGAGTGGGCACTGCTTTGTTGAGCTTGTTCTGTCCGAGTTGATCCGAGGTCAGATACGTCCGGGGATTTGTCAGGCTGAAC
Protein-coding regions in this window:
- a CDS encoding anthranilate synthase component II, which produces MILLIDNYDSFTYNLVQRLGEIDASLDLRVVRNDKITPEEALEMNPDHVIISPGPCTPREAGVSCDIIDAFAGRVPLMGVCLGHQSIGHKFGMTVDRHTKLMHGKTSPIQHDGQGLFAGLSNPFTATRYHSLVILKDTFDSDHFDITAWCEDDGQNVIMGLRAKPGSLPHGDAPLEGVQFHPESFLTVEGPQLLTNFLEMKAPELSQA
- a CDS encoding nitroreductase family protein: MNNEAENNAPEIVGSTIRSRATFKVFGDPANPIQFSTEAAERNNTAVLDSLRTAGWAPFHHAREVDGLAEPWRAHVLWHEQCQQFAPKMRDWFPEMKPTNKIPPMMYGCGALVLVTWLPQAGDNPAPAQRAIDEEHIAATGAMVQNLLLLLTAHGMGTYWSSGGQLGSAKFLETIGAGSNEKLLAAVFIEYPETLNDDKPRKPGKHRDRRSDGWIREVTV
- a CDS encoding sulfatase family protein; the protein is MRVCSYVLCLIAFSLAAQAPAFADGASDPPNILFIMSDDHCARAIGAYQGRLAPLNPTPTLDALAAEGMRFDRVFCTNSICTPSRATILTGQYSHTNGVYDLYDVLPGEQHTLPRDMRAAGYTTAVIGKWHLKSSPNHFDYFGVIAGQGRYMNPTLHVSEGGELRTIRYDSTLSREVAVVDTQGHSSDVLTDLSLEWLDQKRDKTKPFFLMHHFKAPHDKFIYAPRYEPYLGDTHIPEPDNLYDQPGPNFGSVATRGVDDELVGVIGSTVSPSPTKRNLARHYRKQIEEDLGRTDLTDAEMTRETHQRYVREYLRCVKGIDDNLKRLLDYLEDNGLADNTIVIYTSDQGMLLGEHDFIDKRWMYEESIRMPLIVRWPGVVQPGSTNDWLINNTDYAVTLLDIAGIAKPQKMQGRSFADALENKPKPDDWRTGTYYRYWMHMAHGHNNPAHFGIRTERYKLIFFYGMDYTDTHNGKQVEGREGNRYWANTPAAWEFYDLLNDPHEMDNRYDDPAYREVIHELKAQLKTERQAIGDTDAENPRIKAIITEHWDR
- a CDS encoding tetratricopeptide repeat protein, with product MSEPFTAPTLVPDAVRNAGDGVLFEAARALEAKKWRKAERLCRQVLRIDPNHPTAVHLLGLAAHRGGHVFDALSLLRRSIELDDTQPIWWFNLGVSCAAGDRHAEASECYRAALRLQPYLVPALYMLGRSLQTMGLLDDAAAALAQALRIEPGHEEASDLLQSITRDLRDAA